The Stygiolobus azoricus genome window below encodes:
- a CDS encoding CoB--CoM heterodisulfide reductase iron-sulfur subunit A family protein, with protein sequence MAGEKVLVIGAGPAGLSAAKELANLGVNVVLVERESYLGGTPKKLKYSLLFPNLVPSEQVIDPLIKAVEGSKNIKIYKESIVDSVKQEGSGFVVGIKDKTGKVINEKVNAIIAASGFEHFDSRRKYEYGYGIVPNIYQISDIEKMLSENKLVTTKGTPPKRVAILLCVGSRDATVGNTYCSRVCCAVSIKQAMEIKQRIPDAVVHIYYMDIRTYGLMEDRLYWKAQLDYRVGFIRGRISEFMRGPNDTVIIKGEDTMNLNRALVVPYDMVILANGMELGLGSKQVAKVLGLELEQHGFVKPLDEHTLPVQSTKKGIFLAGAITGPKTISDSITEGYAASMKAYEYITKGIWEEPVQVEVAHH encoded by the coding sequence ATGGCCGGAGAAAAAGTTCTAGTTATTGGTGCAGGGCCAGCTGGTCTTTCAGCAGCGAAGGAGTTGGCTAATTTAGGAGTTAATGTGGTATTGGTAGAAAGGGAATCATACTTAGGTGGTACTCCTAAAAAGCTTAAGTATAGTCTCTTGTTCCCTAACCTAGTTCCTTCTGAGCAAGTTATTGATCCCCTGATTAAGGCTGTAGAAGGGAGTAAGAATATAAAGATCTATAAGGAGAGTATTGTAGATAGTGTAAAGCAGGAAGGAAGCGGTTTTGTTGTAGGTATAAAAGATAAAACTGGTAAAGTGATTAACGAGAAAGTTAATGCAATTATAGCTGCATCTGGTTTTGAACACTTCGATTCAAGGAGGAAATACGAATATGGTTACGGTATAGTCCCCAATATTTATCAGATATCAGACATAGAGAAAATGTTATCTGAGAATAAGCTAGTAACTACGAAAGGGACACCGCCAAAGAGGGTTGCTATATTATTGTGTGTAGGTTCAAGAGACGCTACTGTAGGTAATACGTATTGTTCTAGGGTATGCTGTGCAGTATCAATCAAACAAGCAATGGAGATAAAACAGAGAATACCTGATGCAGTTGTTCATATTTACTATATGGATATAAGAACATATGGTCTAATGGAAGATAGATTATATTGGAAGGCTCAATTAGATTATAGAGTAGGGTTTATAAGAGGTAGGATATCAGAGTTTATGAGAGGACCTAACGATACTGTAATAATTAAGGGAGAAGATACAATGAACTTAAACAGAGCGCTAGTAGTTCCATATGATATGGTGATATTAGCTAACGGTATGGAGTTAGGTTTAGGTTCAAAACAAGTAGCTAAAGTATTAGGCTTAGAGCTAGAACAGCATGGGTTTGTAAAGCCGCTTGACGAGCATACCTTACCAGTTCAGTCTACTAAGAAGGGTATATTCTTAGCTGGTGCGATAACTGGTCCTAAGACGATATCTGATTCAATAACAGAAGGTTATGCAGCTTCAATGAAAGCTTATGAATATATAACTAAAGGTATATGGGAGGAGCCCGTACAGGTAGAGGTGGCTCATCATTAA